Proteins co-encoded in one Thermodesulfobacteriota bacterium genomic window:
- the argH gene encoding argininosuccinate lyase, with protein sequence MGKKAWAGRFKKGTHKVAEKFSASIDFDKRLYKEDIQGSIAHATMLASQKIILKKEADQIIKGLKQIEKEIESGKFPFRQELEDIHLNIERRLIEKIGDIGGKIHTARSRNDQVALDMRLYLREEIDEIIDLIEAICTRLVELSDENIDAVIPLYTHVQRGQPILLSHQLLALFEMLKRDRERYIDCLKRINASPLGAGAGAGTSFPINRKMVARLLGFADITNNSVDSVSDRDFIVEFISASSTLMMHLSRISEEFVLWSSKEFDFLDLGDEFTTGSSIMPQKRNPDMAELIRGKTGRVYGDLVSILTMMKGLP encoded by the coding sequence TTGGGAAAGAAAGCTTGGGCCGGAAGATTTAAGAAAGGAACTCACAAGGTTGCCGAGAAGTTCTCTGCCTCTATAGATTTTGATAAGAGGCTATATAAGGAGGATATCCAAGGCAGTATTGCACATGCAACCATGCTTGCCAGCCAGAAGATAATATTAAAAAAAGAAGCTGATCAAATCATAAAGGGTCTTAAGCAGATTGAAAAAGAGATTGAGTCAGGAAAGTTTCCTTTCAGACAAGAGCTTGAGGATATTCATCTAAATATCGAGCGCCGACTTATAGAAAAAATTGGGGACATAGGCGGAAAGATACATACTGCACGCAGCCGTAACGATCAGGTTGCGCTCGACATGCGTCTTTATCTAAGGGAAGAAATAGATGAAATTATAGACTTAATAGAGGCTATCTGCACTAGGCTGGTTGAATTGTCCGATGAGAACATAGACGCTGTAATACCTCTTTACACACATGTGCAACGCGGACAACCTATACTTTTATCCCACCAGCTACTAGCACTATTTGAGATGCTAAAGAGGGATAGGGAACGTTATATAGACTGCCTTAAACGTATAAATGCTTCTCCCCTCGGAGCCGGTGCTGGAGCTGGTACAAGTTTTCCTATAAACAGAAAAATGGTTGCCAGGCTGCTGGGTTTTGCCGATATAACAAACAATAGTGTTGACAGTGTAAGCGATCGTGATTTCATTGTTGAGTTCATATCCGCCTCAAGCACGCTTATGATGCACTTAAGCCGAATATCTGAGGAATTTGTACTCTGGTCTTCGAAAGAATTTGACTTTTTAGATCTGGGGGATGAATTTACAACCGGCTCAAGCATTATGCCGCAAAAGCGCAACCCTGATATGGCTGAGCTTATAAGGGGTAAGACAGGAAGGGTTTACGGCGATCTTGTTTCTATCCTCACAATGATGAAAGGACTACCTT
- a CDS encoding peroxiredoxin: protein MAQIVKIGDTAPNFALFSDTGEAIELQDFLGKSPVVLFFYPKDNTAVCTKEVCHFRDNIEQFKEIENAEVLGISSDTVESHKQFSDAHSLPFKLLSDPDEDVRKEYGVPKTLGILPGRVTYVIDKDGIVRHIYSSQLNYKAHVNEAISALKSI from the coding sequence TTGGCACAAATAGTTAAAATTGGCGATACTGCTCCAAATTTTGCCTTATTTTCTGATACCGGTGAAGCAATAGAGCTTCAAGACTTTCTAGGGAAAAGCCCTGTCGTGCTTTTCTTTTACCCAAAAGATAACACAGCGGTATGTACTAAAGAGGTTTGCCACTTCAGGGATAACATTGAGCAATTCAAGGAAATAGAAAATGCCGAGGTACTTGGTATCAGCTCTGACACAGTAGAATCACATAAGCAGTTTTCTGATGCCCATTCACTTCCGTTCAAACTTTTAAGTGACCCCGATGAAGACGTTAGAAAGGAATACGGCGTGCCTAAAACGTTGGGAATACTCCCTGGGAGGGTCACTTATGTCATAGACAAAGATGGCATTGTTCGCCACATTTACTCCTCCCAACTTAATTATAAAGCGCATGTAAATGAAGCGATCTCAGCGTTAAAATCCATTTAA
- a CDS encoding glycosyltransferase, giving the protein MSELLNSYARVAGEEAVEKLKQLSAPMKGKKFVHVNSTRVGGGVAEILMKMVPLMNELGIETSWEVITGEDKFYQCTKSMHNALQGDAVDISNDLLEAYKETNAKNAQTLRPILEDADYVIIHDPQPAPLLQLCPNRKGKWVWRCHIDASNPYPPVWNFLSQYVKDYDASFFSLADYAQELPHTQYLIPPSIDPLSEKNMDLDQAQIESVYEEFNLDPQRPIMLQVSRYDRFKDPIGVIKTYKLVKESARLVVESVPKIQLVLAGGGATDDPEGEEVLKEVREAAGDDKDIHILLLPPDAHITINALQRASDIILQKSLKEGFGLTVTEAMWKGKPVIGGNTGGIRLQIVNHHTGFLVDSPEGAALRIRELLQNPEKMRQIGAKAKEFVRENFLNTRHLREILSLFTILDNRS; this is encoded by the coding sequence TTGAGCGAACTTCTTAACTCATATGCAAGAGTTGCGGGTGAAGAAGCAGTAGAAAAACTGAAGCAGCTCTCAGCTCCAATGAAAGGGAAAAAATTTGTGCATGTGAACTCCACCCGAGTAGGCGGAGGAGTGGCCGAGATACTTATGAAAATGGTGCCGCTCATGAACGAGCTTGGGATTGAGACAAGCTGGGAGGTAATCACCGGCGAGGATAAGTTTTATCAATGCACAAAAAGCATGCACAATGCGCTTCAGGGAGACGCTGTTGATATATCAAATGATTTACTCGAAGCATATAAGGAAACCAATGCAAAAAATGCCCAAACACTTCGCCCTATCTTAGAAGATGCTGACTACGTTATTATCCACGACCCTCAGCCAGCGCCACTTTTACAACTTTGCCCAAATAGAAAAGGAAAGTGGGTTTGGCGATGTCATATAGATGCAAGCAATCCATATCCGCCGGTGTGGAATTTCTTGAGCCAATATGTAAAAGACTATGACGCCAGCTTTTTCTCTCTAGCAGACTATGCACAGGAGCTTCCTCATACTCAGTATTTGATCCCACCAAGTATTGACCCGCTTAGCGAGAAAAACATGGACCTTGATCAGGCTCAGATAGAATCTGTATATGAAGAATTTAACCTCGATCCACAGAGACCAATAATGCTTCAGGTCTCTAGATATGACCGCTTTAAAGACCCTATAGGCGTAATCAAAACTTATAAGCTTGTAAAGGAATCTGCTAGGCTTGTAGTGGAATCTGTGCCTAAAATACAACTAGTATTAGCGGGTGGTGGAGCAACTGATGATCCAGAGGGAGAAGAAGTTCTTAAAGAGGTAAGAGAGGCGGCAGGGGATGATAAAGATATACATATATTACTTTTGCCCCCCGACGCACACATAACAATAAACGCACTTCAAAGAGCTTCGGACATTATTCTTCAAAAATCATTAAAAGAAGGTTTTGGGCTAACAGTGACCGAGGCTATGTGGAAAGGAAAACCAGTTATCGGAGGCAACACTGGAGGAATTAGACTTCAGATAGTAAACCACCACACAGGGTTTTTAGTCGATTCCCCAGAAGGAGCCGCGTTAAGAATAAGAGAGCTTCTTCAAAATCCCGAAAAGATGAGGCAGATTGGCGCTAAAGCCAAAGAATTTGTAAGAGAAAACTTTCTTAATACTCGCCACCTTAGGGAAATACTAAGTCTTTTCACCATCCTGGATAATAGATCCTAA
- a CDS encoding DUF5752 family protein has translation MTSKTENIQPLKIKDCAMLKIATGIRAQNIQELRDAIITIHPGSIFYHFWNRKLRPAFEKPEYYNDFAMWAYNSLHDNKLTERLGLINPLGYDAEDIRKKLIEVLDSHIEENQSYQNSKEGEQFQFTRSEIVVFDTDIVINKPNELPNVFGELSLGSIYYHYIYTNLPSENIYQWLGQNDHKALTIEIIDNLDCYFLTLEEIRSRSAQIFTDFFKGESN, from the coding sequence ATGACTTCGAAAACAGAAAATATACAACCTTTAAAGATTAAAGATTGTGCAATGCTCAAAATTGCTACTGGCATCAGGGCGCAAAATATACAGGAGTTGCGTGACGCAATAATTACGATTCATCCTGGATCAATCTTTTATCATTTTTGGAATAGAAAGCTTAGGCCAGCTTTTGAAAAGCCTGAGTATTACAATGACTTTGCAATGTGGGCTTATAATAGTCTTCATGACAACAAACTTACCGAGAGGTTAGGTTTAATCAATCCCCTTGGCTATGACGCTGAAGATATAAGAAAAAAGTTAATTGAAGTTCTGGATTCACACATTGAAGAAAACCAATCATATCAAAACAGCAAAGAAGGTGAACAATTCCAGTTCACACGCTCAGAAATAGTTGTATTTGACACAGATATTGTTATTAACAAACCCAATGAGCTTCCAAACGTATTCGGTGAGTTATCCTTAGGCAGCATATATTATCATTATATTTACACCAATCTGCCCTCCGAGAACATATACCAGTGGTTAGGTCAAAACGATCATAAAGCCTTAACTATAGAAATTATTGATAACCTAGATTGCTATTTTCTTACATTAGAAGAGATAAGATCTAGAAGCGCTCAAATATTTACAGACTTTTTCAAAGGAGAAAGCAATTGA
- a CDS encoding nitroreductase family protein, with the protein MEVFECVSTLSSIRSYHDKKVPDDIVMEVIEAGRLAPSAHNDQPWEFILIRDKSILQEMPKYCLSGSFIAQVDFAVVVVTDPSSKWHEIDSTRAVQNMVLTAWSHKLGCCWIGRLEKKGLMEYLDIPKHLNVLTVLPFGYFDERMISSVKFRKDPSQVFHLNAYGTRL; encoded by the coding sequence ATGGAAGTGTTTGAGTGCGTTTCGACTTTAAGTTCTATAAGGAGTTATCATGACAAAAAAGTGCCAGACGATATTGTGATGGAAGTTATTGAAGCAGGTAGGCTTGCGCCAAGTGCTCATAACGATCAGCCCTGGGAATTTATCCTCATAAGAGATAAATCGATACTCCAAGAGATGCCCAAGTACTGCTTAAGCGGGAGCTTTATCGCACAGGTAGATTTCGCCGTAGTTGTTGTAACGGACCCGTCCTCGAAATGGCATGAGATAGACAGCACGCGCGCTGTACAGAATATGGTACTCACAGCATGGAGTCATAAGCTTGGGTGTTGTTGGATAGGAAGGCTTGAGAAAAAAGGGCTTATGGAATATTTAGATATTCCAAAGCATTTAAATGTCTTAACTGTTCTTCCTTTTGGCTATTTTGATGAGAGAATGATCAGCTCAGTAAAATTCAGAAAAGACCCATCGCAGGTATTTCATTTAAATGCATACGGCACTAGGCTTTAG
- a CDS encoding sucrase ferredoxin, translating into MPIKNKILCTESSLNANEEMFGTATRADIWLLVEYRGHWSGSAFKDSRIPKKVKSHIQKELKSISSSRLQLIKKHDNSDDYLTLFIAVSTEKSPRLYKIKFKDYEELLSIKLKKILKSKDHLSDEKIYAICTNGEYDTCCGKFGMPVYLDVAKGPNGRQIWEVNHIGGHRFASTFVCLPHGLIYGRVTEGQAAEGIIKEYEDGEINIAHYRGRSCYEPFVQAAEFYLRLETGISEITEVSLKSVKKGDKKSNIKFETKSDEMIHKIKIRQQKNAVKVIKSCGDKNSYIPQFKLIDYSKA; encoded by the coding sequence ATGCCAATAAAAAATAAAATTCTATGTACCGAGAGCTCTCTAAATGCAAATGAAGAGATGTTTGGAACCGCAACCAGGGCTGACATATGGCTTCTAGTTGAGTATAGGGGGCACTGGTCAGGAAGTGCTTTTAAAGACAGTAGAATCCCTAAAAAAGTAAAATCCCACATACAAAAAGAACTTAAATCCATATCAAGCTCACGTCTTCAGCTTATTAAAAAGCATGACAATTCGGACGATTATCTAACTTTATTCATAGCCGTTTCGACCGAAAAAAGCCCTAGGCTCTACAAGATAAAGTTTAAAGACTATGAGGAGTTGCTATCAATAAAATTAAAAAAAATCCTAAAATCCAAAGATCATTTATCAGATGAAAAAATATATGCAATCTGCACCAACGGAGAGTATGACACCTGCTGCGGCAAGTTTGGGATGCCGGTTTATTTGGATGTTGCCAAAGGCCCTAATGGCCGACAAATATGGGAAGTCAATCATATAGGCGGGCACAGATTTGCATCGACCTTTGTGTGTCTGCCTCATGGGCTTATTTACGGAAGGGTTACAGAAGGACAAGCAGCAGAGGGGATAATAAAAGAGTATGAAGATGGGGAAATTAATATAGCTCACTACCGAGGGCGTTCGTGCTATGAACCTTTCGTTCAGGCCGCAGAATTTTACCTTAGGCTTGAAACAGGAATATCAGAGATAACAGAAGTGAGTTTAAAAAGTGTTAAGAAGGGAGATAAAAAATCTAATATTAAGTTTGAAACCAAATCTGATGAAATGATCCACAAAATAAAAATAAGGCAGCAAAAAAATGCCGTTAAGGTCATAAAAAGCTGCGGGGATAAGAACTCATACATTCCGCAGTTCAAATTAATTGACTATTCTAAAGCCTAG
- a CDS encoding ROK family protein, producing MSKRVIGIDIGGTNLRGALVDENGNILKRMQILSEADEGIRKLVDNLAAFINEISHGHNVGHIGVGIPGIIDSKNGVITQAPNILNVDDFPLREVLDDKLGGVVSVVIENDANSAALGEWWMGAGKQINSMLMITMGTGVGGGIILDNKLWTGSDGMAGEIGHITIYPDGAKCNCGNYGCLESYASATAIRRMVHEGLEDMSQATSLRDDVKGAQVEDIPEIVANAAIAGDNYSLRIWEEVGKALGIGIASLVNLLNVDMIVIGGGVSNAWDLFISTLSEEAHRRGFRAPMKRAQIMRTKLKDDAGILGASYLALQSIDKKD from the coding sequence ATGAGTAAGAGAGTAATCGGCATAGATATTGGCGGAACAAATCTAAGAGGCGCACTTGTAGATGAAAATGGCAATATTCTAAAAAGAATGCAGATATTATCAGAGGCAGATGAGGGCATTCGTAAACTGGTTGATAATCTCGCAGCATTTATAAATGAGATAAGCCATGGTCACAATGTTGGTCACATAGGGGTCGGGATACCTGGGATAATTGATTCCAAAAATGGAGTAATTACTCAGGCGCCAAATATATTAAACGTAGATGATTTTCCACTACGAGAAGTGCTCGATGATAAATTAGGAGGGGTTGTAAGCGTTGTTATAGAAAACGATGCCAATAGCGCTGCTCTTGGGGAGTGGTGGATGGGAGCAGGAAAACAGATTAATTCTATGCTTATGATAACTATGGGTACTGGAGTCGGCGGAGGAATAATCTTAGATAATAAACTCTGGACCGGATCAGACGGAATGGCAGGAGAGATAGGTCATATCACAATTTATCCAGATGGCGCAAAATGTAACTGCGGCAACTATGGCTGTCTTGAGAGCTACGCATCTGCAACGGCTATAAGGCGAATGGTTCATGAGGGGCTTGAAGACATGAGTCAGGCTACAAGTTTAAGGGATGACGTAAAGGGAGCACAAGTTGAGGACATCCCTGAGATTGTGGCAAACGCGGCAATAGCTGGCGATAATTATTCACTTAGGATTTGGGAAGAGGTTGGTAAGGCTCTTGGTATAGGGATAGCAAGCCTTGTCAATTTGCTCAACGTTGACATGATTGTCATTGGCGGCGGAGTATCAAACGCCTGGGATCTATTTATTTCCACACTCAGTGAAGAAGCTCACAGACGCGGCTTTAGAGCGCCAATGAAAAGAGCACAAATAATGAGAACTAAGTTAAAAGATGACGCCGGGATTCTTGGTGCATCTTATTTAGCACTCCAGAGTATTGATAAGAAGGATTAA
- the tilS gene encoding tRNA lysidine(34) synthetase TilS — MLSRVTKTLKKYRMLTQGEKVVLGVSGGADSIAMLYVLNELIDYGLELIVAHLNHGIRGEEAKRDADFVKDCSKSLGLTYVYGEVDTLKYKEEHNLSTEDAARTLRYKFFDQVLNKHYATKIATAHTLDDQAETVLMRLIRGSGSKGLSGIPPVSKNIVRPLIETSREEIESYLRSKGAKWVEDSTNKSDEHLRNKMRHDLMPSLVQYNPQIKETLSRTADILRSEDEYISKEANKHFEQVFSRNGDELVGDLRNYSSLEKTLRFSLLRTAMENAYLSLKNISSTHLVSADDFLLSDSTSGEIELPAGNLVVKGYETFLLTSSAELERGFSYQITAEGKWGFPELEVEVSILSTDSLDESDESIAYFDLDAATFPIEVRNFNPGDRFIPLGMRDSKKLQDYFTDIKLPKFMRSRVPLFLSGGEIMWVGGIRIDNRFKVQDKNNKVLRFKLNRPK, encoded by the coding sequence ATGCTATCCAGAGTAACAAAGACACTTAAAAAATACCGCATGCTAACGCAGGGCGAGAAAGTAGTGCTAGGAGTCTCGGGAGGAGCTGACTCTATTGCTATGCTCTACGTTCTAAATGAACTAATTGACTATGGTCTTGAACTTATCGTTGCACACTTAAACCACGGCATAAGGGGAGAAGAGGCAAAAAGAGACGCTGATTTCGTAAAAGATTGCTCAAAGTCTCTAGGGCTTACTTATGTTTACGGAGAGGTTGATACGCTAAAGTATAAAGAGGAGCATAACCTATCGACTGAAGATGCTGCCAGGACTCTTAGATATAAATTCTTTGACCAAGTGCTAAATAAGCACTATGCGACTAAAATCGCCACCGCTCATACATTAGACGACCAGGCAGAGACTGTGCTTATGAGGCTTATTCGTGGAAGCGGCTCAAAAGGACTCTCCGGCATACCTCCTGTATCAAAGAATATTGTTAGGCCGCTAATTGAAACAAGCAGAGAAGAAATTGAGAGTTATCTCAGATCAAAAGGGGCTAAGTGGGTAGAGGATTCCACAAACAAATCTGATGAGCACCTTAGAAACAAGATGAGACATGACTTAATGCCATCGCTTGTACAATATAACCCGCAGATTAAAGAGACTCTTTCTAGAACTGCCGATATTTTAAGATCAGAAGATGAGTATATATCCAAAGAAGCTAACAAACACTTTGAGCAAGTATTTAGTAGAAATGGTGATGAATTAGTTGGAGATTTAAGAAACTATAGCAGCTTAGAAAAAACCCTTAGGTTCTCTCTCTTGAGAACGGCTATGGAAAATGCATATTTAAGCTTAAAAAACATCTCTTCAACACATCTAGTTTCAGCTGATGATTTTCTTTTATCAGATTCTACATCCGGTGAGATTGAGCTTCCAGCAGGCAACTTGGTTGTTAAAGGCTATGAAACTTTTCTACTAACTAGCAGCGCAGAATTAGAGCGTGGTTTTTCCTATCAAATTACCGCCGAGGGGAAATGGGGATTCCCTGAGCTTGAGGTAGAAGTCTCGATTTTAAGCACTGATTCTTTAGATGAAAGTGATGAATCTATAGCATATTTTGATTTAGATGCTGCTACATTTCCTATAGAAGTAAGGAATTTCAATCCGGGTGACCGATTTATACCCCTTGGTATGAGGGACTCTAAAAAATTGCAGGACTACTTTACGGATATTAAGCTACCTAAATTTATGAGGTCCAGGGTACCCTTATTCTTATCAGGTGGTGAGATCATGTGGGTTGGTGGTATTAGAATCGACAACAGATTTAAGGTTCAAGATAAAAATAACAAGGTGCTAAGATTTAAACTAAACAGGCCAAAATAA
- a CDS encoding DUF502 domain-containing protein has protein sequence MKYLYSFFRNNILTGVLVTIPFALTIAVLYWLGTWIIGLVSAAPNKFIGELLNQQNPLVSQTILFLIGLLGALLIVLIVGAVARNILGRKLLGFGEYIITKIPLARTIYIASKQIIETLMGRGMKNLKRVAMFEYPRKGIYSIGFITGTIEDGKHHNKSGRKVVSIFVPTTPNPTSGYYIMIPEEDVTELPISVEDAFRIIMSAGLATNNSENAIQSNKDT, from the coding sequence ACATACTCACAGGCGTACTGGTTACCATACCGTTCGCCCTTACTATAGCGGTACTATACTGGCTTGGAACATGGATTATAGGGCTAGTTAGCGCTGCACCCAATAAATTTATTGGTGAACTTCTTAATCAACAGAACCCTCTAGTTTCCCAAACAATATTATTCCTTATTGGTCTACTTGGAGCACTACTGATCGTGCTTATTGTTGGTGCTGTTGCCAGAAATATCTTAGGCAGAAAGCTTCTTGGTTTTGGTGAATATATAATTACCAAGATCCCTCTTGCAAGAACTATATACATAGCATCAAAGCAGATTATTGAAACCCTTATGGGAAGGGGTATGAAAAACCTAAAGAGAGTTGCTATGTTTGAATATCCAAGAAAGGGAATTTACTCAATCGGATTTATCACTGGCACAATAGAAGATGGCAAACACCACAACAAATCGGGAAGAAAGGTCGTTAGTATTTTCGTTCCTACCACTCCCAATCCTACTAGCGGGTATTATATAATGATTCCCGAAGAAGATGTAACAGAACTACCAATTTCAGTAGAGGACGCATTTAGAATCATCATGTCTGCGGGTCTGGCAACAAACAATTCGGAAAATGCTATCCAGAGTAACAAAGACACTTAA